The following proteins are encoded in a genomic region of Ailuropoda melanoleuca isolate Jingjing chromosome 10, ASM200744v2, whole genome shotgun sequence:
- the CHP2 gene encoding calcineurin B homologous protein 2, with protein MGSRGSHAARIPDGDSIRRETGFSQASLLRLYHRFRALDRNKKGYLSRMDLQQIGALAVNPLGERIIDSFFPDGNLRVDFPGFVRVLAHFRPVDDEDPSMRDPKEPEPLNSRMNKLRFAFQLYDLDRDGKISRHEMLQVLRLMVGVQVTEEQLESIADRTVQEADEDGDGAVSFLEFAKSLEKMDIEQKMSIRILK; from the exons ATGGGCTCCCGTGGCTCCCACGCCGCGCGCATTCCCGACGGGGACAGCATCCGGCGGGAGACAGGCT TCTCGCAGGCCAGTCTGCTCCGCCTCTACCACCGGTTTCGGGCCCTGGACAGGAACAAGAAGGGCTACCTGAG CCGCATGGATCTGCAGCAGATTGGGGCGCTGGCCGTGAACCCCCTGGGAGAACGCATTATAGACAGCTTCTTCCCTGATGG GAATCTGCGAGTGGATTTCCCAGGCTTTGTCAGAGTCCTGGCTCATTTTCGACCCGTCGATGATGAGGACCCAAGCATGCGAGACCCCAAGGAACCTGAACCCCTCAACAGCAGAATGAACAAACTTCGCT TTGCATTTCAGCTTTATGACCTGGATCGAGATGGAAAGATCTCCAGGCATGAGATGCTACAG GTCCTCCGGCTGATGGTTGGGGTGCAGGTGACAGAAGAGCAGTTGGAGAGCATTGCGGACCGCACAGTGCAGGAAGCAGATGAAGATGGGGATGGGGCCGTGTCCTTCCTGGAGTTCGCCAAG TCCTTAGAGAAAATGGACATCGAGCAGAAAATGAGCATCCGGATCCTGAAGTGA